A window of the Zeugodacus cucurbitae isolate PBARC_wt_2022May chromosome 4, idZeuCucr1.2, whole genome shotgun sequence genome harbors these coding sequences:
- the Or94a gene encoding odorant receptor 94a — translation MDKLAVLSSRIFPSDPSKGKIGSIEYNVWLAQLFGVPVVGLKAESPLLRIALGIYGVLLTLLVTFIYTGFEIYDMILCWPNLDDLSQNICLSLTHIAGVLKVINILYRLDEVAHVVRRIEYSAKTYVISKRQLVAFYRGEFENKIPLTIYASLVGFTGVLGIIYLFYNPIGVAGQIFPYRVKLPHWMPFGLQLAYMGISVLVFALQIVSIDYLNVTMINQIRFQLKILNLAFEELKLDCGSKKKAHINHDKRLQTIVEHHCLLRDLRINVEEIFRMPVLLQFFTSLIIFAMTGFQAIVKTENSNGAALIYCYCGCIFCELFVYCWFGHEVSEQSKTLTTSGYSSHWFEFDQRFKKSLLIFMCNSQTPFVFTAGGFMSLSLPSFTGILSKSYTVIALLRQVYSR, via the exons ATGGATAAACTGGCAGTGCTATCCTCGCGCATATTTCCATCCGATCCGTCTAAAGGTAAAATCGGTTCAATAGAGTATAATGTGTGGTTAGCGCAGTTGTTCGGTGTGCCTGTGGTGGGTTTAAAGGCAGAGTCACCTTTATTGAGGATTGCGCTCGGAATATATGGCGTTTTGCTCACACTGTTGGTGACATTCATCTATACGGGTTTCGAGATTTACGATATGATTTTATGTTGGCCCAATTTGGACGATTTATCGCAGAATATTTGCTTGTCTTTAACCCACATCGCTGGAGTGCTGAAG gttattaatattttatatcgcCTGGATGAAGTTGCGCATGTGGTGAGAAGAATTGAGTACTCTGCAAAGACTTATGTGATTTCTAAAAGACAG TTAGTGGCATTTTATCGTGGTGAATTTGAGAATAAAATACCGTTAACAATTTATGCCTCGCTGGTGGGTTTCACCGGCGTTCTTGGCATCATATATCTGTTCTACA ATCCTATTGGCGTGGCGGGTCAAATATTCCCCTATCGCGTAAAGCTGCCCCATTGGATGCCTTTCGGCTTACAACTGGCTTATATGGGTATCAGTGTCTTAGTGTTTGCGCTACAAATCGTTTCCATCGACTATCTCAATGTGACAATGATCAATCAAATacgttttcaattgaaaattttaaatttggctTTTGAGGAGCTCAAGTTGGATTGCGGCAGTAAGAAGAAGGCACACATTAATCACGACAAACGCCTACAAACCATAGTTGAACATCATTGCCTGCTACGCGA TCTGCGCATTAATGTGGAGGAAATATTCCGTATGCCGGTGCTCTTACAGTTTTTCACCTCACTCATCATATTCGCCATGACGGGCTTTCAGGCAATTGTCAAAACGGAGAATTCGAATGGTGCTGCGCTCATTTACTGTTATTGCGGCTGCATATTCTGCGAATTGTTCGTTTATTGTTGGTTTGGTCATGAGGTGTCGGAACAG agcaAGACCCTGACAACAAGCGGTTACAGCTCGCATTGGTTTGAGTTTGATCAGCGTTTTAAGAAatcacttttaatatttatgtgtaattcGCAAACACCATTTGTTTTTACAGCCGGTGGTTTTATGTCGCTTTCGCTACCCAGTTTTACTGGTATTTTGAGCAAATCTTATACTGTCATTGCACTGCTGCGACAAGTATATTCACGTTGA